A genomic segment from Aegilops tauschii subsp. strangulata cultivar AL8/78 chromosome 1, Aet v6.0, whole genome shotgun sequence encodes:
- the LOC141027692 gene encoding uncharacterized protein, with translation MSSNASTYSNPFAVDPAEIRDINVHARVPVTLDASNSTYFAWKTYFTLLFCENNLVDHVDGTVDSRTMVADAEWTVIDATIIRWFFTTISKDLFHTVVSAGDDARALWVKLNGLFTDNQLQRRVFLQQEFFDCHQDEQSIDDYCRRLKTLADELRDIGAKVDDDLLLSTLTAGLNEDFGNAASNLTLMPEPSFPKFVAYLRLEERRMKGVKKRVQHHALTAGTSRGAPPPTAPPAPRQQPPPPAPPGYFPLPPLPLPPSSRVAGAAATAAGAAASSNRRRGGVSSSR, from the coding sequence ATGTCTTCCAACGCCTCCACCTACTCCAACCCCTTCGCCGTCGACCCTGCCGAGATCCGCGACATCAACGTCCATGCACGCGTCCCCGTGACCCTCGACGCCTCCAACTCCACGTACTTCGCGTGGAAGACGTACTTCACGCTCCTCTTCTGCGAGAACAATCTCGTGGATCACGTGGATGGCACCGTGGACTCCCGCACCATGGTGGCCGACGCCGAGTGGACCGTGATCGACGCCACGATCATCCGGTGGTTCTTCACCACCATCTCCAAGGACTTGTTCCACACGGTCGTGAGTGCCGGCGACGACGCCCGCGCCCTGTGGGTCAAGCTGAAcggcctcttcaccgacaacCAGCTTCAGCGCCGTGTTTTTTTGCAGCAGGAATTTTTTGACTGTCACCAGGATGAACAGTCCATTGATGACTACTGCCGCCGCCTGAAGACGTTGGCGGACGAGCTCCGTGACATTGGAGCCAAGGTGGACGACGACCTCCTCCTCAGCACGCTCACCGCCGGCCTCAACGAGGACTTCGGCAACGCCGCCTCTAACCTCACCTTGATGCCGGAGCCCTCCTTCCCCAAGTTTGTGGCGTACTTGAGGTTGGAGGAGCGCCGGATGAAGGGGGTCAAGAAGCGTGTGCAGCACCACGCCCTCACCGCCGGCACCTCCCGCGGCGCCCCTCCACCGACCGCCCCACCCGCGCCGCGCCAGCAGCCGCCGCCACCAGCGCCTCCGGGGTACTTCCCCCTCCCGCCCCTCCCGCTGCCCCCCAGCAGCCGGGTGGCGGGCGCCGCGGCAACCGCCGCGGGAGCGGCCGCAAGCAGCAACAGGCGCCGGGGGGGCGTCAGCAGCAGCAGGTGA
- the LOC109770699 gene encoding small ribosomal subunit protein mS33: MSAAAGGLRQLLTAAVTAGAAEARAAIFGHAVNPLGKRAATKLLRKKLIGEHVAQWYPDDIKRDDPEVMAREEKERLAKLEMLKRRGKGPPKKGQGRRAIKRNK, encoded by the exons atgagcgcggcggcgggcgggctgCGTCAGCTGCTGACGGCGGCGgtgacggcgggggcggcggaggCTCGCGCCGCGATTTTCGGGCACGCGGTGAACCCGTTGGGAAAGCGCGCGGCGACGAAGCTGCTGCGGAAGAAGCTCATCGGCGAGCATGTCGCGCAGTGGTACCCCGACGACATCAAGCGCGACGACCCCGAAGTCATGGCGCGCGAGGAGAAAGA GCGTCTCGCCAAGCTGGAAATGCTTAAACGTCGTGGGAAGGGTCCGCCGAAGAAGGGCCAGGGAAGGCGTGCGATCAAGAGAAACAAATAA